The following nucleotide sequence is from Glycine max cultivar Williams 82 chromosome 9, Glycine_max_v4.0, whole genome shotgun sequence.
GAGTTCTCTGATGTAGGTGGAAAGCCACTCAATTTTCCTGTTATAGGAATACTTTGATTAGATGGGATGACACACTTGTATTCTAAACATTCTGGTGTGAGTTTGTTGTATCATGTTATGCTTgctactattttttaattctttgaccCTTTGAGTGGCCAAACTGGCTTTCGATGTATTCATAAGAGTTTTAGATAATTCTATCCTTGACAATATTCAGGAACTGGTCTCATGTCATTTGGACCACTACAACATAAGCAATCTTCAAAGCATTGCAATTGTGTTATATTGTGAGGACAAAATGAAATCTCTATCTTCATGATCAATATATTACAAGATCCAAACCTTATTAGCCcacaaattttctttataaaagatGTAGATATATCTCTTAGCTTTCCATATCCATTGAGATCATCTCAATTTCACTTTTGTAGCTCAAGCAGTCATTAAATTATTGCACACATATCAAGTTATTTAGATAAACTAGCATCTACAACTTCAGGCTCAATTTTGTCCATAATCCAGGTTGTATCAAACAATGACTGGTTCATGAAAGTTAAAGATCTTTCTTCGAGATTTCCATAGCCACCGAAAACTGCTCAATTGTATTTTTGAAACTTGAGATACAATGTATAAAATGAACTCATGTTCATTGTGCAGATCTTCATATTTACAACATTCTTCTTGTCCTTTAGTTACTAATTACTTCTCATGGCTTGAAGTTTTTATCTTCATCCAATGAGCATTTTGACTTCTTCATTGCAGTACAAAACCAAGGACACTTTGAGTCCTTTTGAGCTTTCAATCTTATCATCCTTTATGAGTGACTCAAGACAACCCTAAAATTACTTCAATTATTGTTCTTTAGAGaacttgtattttttaatacacttaAGCAAACTCATCAATGGGCATAAATTTAGAAGGCTTATGATTTGTGTTCAGAaggtttgtcataattaaaacactAAGGGTTTTGGACTTAACAAAACTTATATCCCTCAAACATAAACTTAAACCCATACTTATTAACtaatggtacaaaaaacaaattatttctaACATTAGGTACATCATAGTATACATTTGTGAGAGTTAATATTCTCTAGAAATGAATTCTAGTTCTATTGTCCCTTTGCCTTGGACTTGGATAGTTGACGCATTTCCCATATTCAAAACAATTCCATCTTCTTCCTTATTTGTCTCGAACAAATCTTTGTTCCTACATGGCAGGTTGCACCGGAGTCGACCCAACATCTTCAATCATGTTGATTTCGGAAATAACCACAGCAATGTTGTCTTTTGTTACACTATATTCCTTCTATTTGTTTTCCTACTTCAGGAACctacattaattttttgaagTATCTTGGTTTGCCACAATGGCAAcaacttcctttcctttttctttaattgttaCCAATTCAAATTTTGTTCTCATGAGATTTTCCAAAATCATGCttccttttcttaaaagactTACTTGTTGTCCCTTCATCTATTACATGCACTTTTGCTTGAATAGAAACTTCCTTAGCATCATCTTGTTCAGGGTACTCATCTTCTAAATGAAGGTGATTGCCAAATTGTTCAAGAGAAATATCATCTTTGTGATGTTTTAGACTTCTTTTAAAGTCTTTCCATGAAGGAAAAAGTATGTCTATGATTGAGAAGACAATGATGGTTTCATCCATATGCATATTGTGTTGTTTTTAGTTATTCAGAATATGTTCAATTTCATGCATTTGTTCCATGACAGGCCTACTATCAATcatcttataattattaaaacaacTAACAAGAAATTTCTTACTTGTTGCGTCCTCCATCATGTATCTAGTTTCATGTTTTTCCCAAAGTTCATTGGAAGATCCAAAATTCTGGTACATATCAAACAATGTGTCGCTCATCCCATTCAAAATGTGTCCCGTGCAAATGTAATCATCATTATcctacttatttttttcatgggTTTCAACCATGGTCTCTTCTTCCCTATCTGGTGGTCTTGGAGTGATCAAGGCATACGCCTTCAAATTAGTAAGAAGGaagtaatttctttttttccaaTGGATAAAGTTCCCTCCATTGAATTTCTCaagtttaaaaaatcaaaagtcaTCCTTGTCAAAGTTGCAACCATTGTTGTTAGAATGAACTCAAACCTAAAGATTGTTGGTGCAACTGGTGGTGATGGTTTTGCAACAAAAGAAGAGAGAAGGCACAAATCTCCAAGGTGTGTGTAAATACTAACCTTTAGGTTTGATTCACCCCCACCAATCTCTATAGAAATTGGATGTCGTGGGATGTCTTGTCGAATCCCCTTCAGGATACAATAGAGTCTCTTGATATTGTTTGCACACCCACAACAAGTGTATCAtctattacaatttacaaaacAATAGTTTCCTTAATTCTCTCTACACACAAGGGAAGAAAGGAAATGATATGCATACAAAGAAATTTTTGGGTGGTGTTCCTTTTTTCTACTTGTAGATTAGTTCTATTTGTAGACCATCTCATGTCTTTTAGTGAAGAGATTTAATCTTTCAAAGAGACACGTCACTTGACTCTTGGTGAAGAGAGTCATATCTCACAAACCTTGGTGATGAGTCACATCTCATGACCCTTGGTGAAGTGTCACAACCTTTCATTTTGAGAATCTCTCACACTATACCCATGCTAGTGTCAATGGTCCAACGCCATTAAATTGGTTCAATTTCTCAAACCTAATTGTTACAAGGTTACTTATAATAAAAGTTGCTATTGTTAAGCATTGTGGCTAATGTGTTTACTAGACCATTGTGATGTTGAATATGTGATATTTCAATTTGGACAATTTTAAATGTAgatcttatttaatttaaatattatttttaggtttttttttaccatattgATATAGCCATTATGCTTCAAAAGAAGTTTGGAATGGTTAGGCCTCCAATaatttacaacaaaaaaatggcctacaataatttaatataaagacTATCCTATCATAAGTAATTTTATATACACAAAAATGTTTTGCTTATAAGTTATTCTTttaacttttgttatttttctttaattagaaaatattcaGACTTTGATCGCTAAAACCTCATAAATAGTTTGAACTATATAGTAAGTagcaaaaataatcaatttttgcTCGAATGGTTTATAGTGGAACACTACCTTCACTGATCCATTCAACACATGTAAGTTTCTTACTTCTTGTTGCTTTAAGGTCATGTTTGGTTACTCATAAAAGTATGTTTGAGAGTACAATTTTATCTAGAAACTTAGTTTTTGAGAAGTAAGACTTGAGATACTTTTACAAACTTAGTTTGCAAACTTAAGTTTAACCAAACCAAAACTTAAGTTTGctttaatccaaacatgcatcaaaccttaggaaaaaaataattgcaaataattcaaatttgaaataaaataagctAACTAATCAAATCAATCCAAATAAATTCTAAGGCCCCGTTTGAGGTGATTTTTAGTTGCAAgttttgaaacttttaaaaacaacaaccacttttagtttttaaaatttaatttttgtttttcttcaattttaagtTTCAAAGTAAACTCATTCTGAAAGTTTCTTATCCCATTAAAATTAGTATGTttaagaatgttttttttatgacgGTGACAACAATGACAACAAAAATTGTGATGGTGATGGTGGTAGTGCCGACATCAATAATGGTGGCAAAAATTACactgataatgataatgatgttGGTAACAATATTGATGGTAATGATGATAGCAATGCGGGAGATAATAGTGATGTTGCGACAGTTGCGATGACAATGGTAGTCCAGTGGTGTTGGTGGTGGCAACGGTGATGTTGGTTGTGATGACCACATtgacaatggtggtggtggtagtaaCAGTGCTAGTAATGATGGTGGCGACAATGCCATTAGTAGTGAAAAGGATCATTTCAAATTTAAGGAGTGTGtttctttaaaactaaaaaccaaattcatgaaatcttttcttaattttgaaaataaatgtaaaatattttaaaaatgaattaaaaatcatttcaactcaattttgtcaaatatatttgattttaaaaaaaattgtatttgaaaaccaaaaaccaGAGAATTGCAACCACCCCAAACAAGCCCTTAAGTTGGTTTTAATTATAAAGTTCATCCAATCATTTCACTTTAATGAATACCTCTAATTATATTTGTGATTGGTGAAATTacacttcaatattttttttgttaaattacaattttggttccaattgatttctaaTTTTTACTCCTCTTATTTCTTTCCGTGATTTTGGTCcctattttagaaattttggaATTTCATTCAATCCTCAAATTTAATTTGcagatgtttatttttttatattttaattaattaaattttttataacatcttTAATGAATATATTAACTTTAGGGTTTAATTAggtcaaaataaaagaaataaaaatatacaaaaataaagatgaaactaaaattatggattttttaaaataagaaattgaaaaaaaagagtgaaaaaccaaattcgtgaatatcaAGAATTAAAGAGggattaaaaatacaatttaacttttttttttcttttctacaaATCAGCCAAGTCGACTTGCATACTTTAgagtctaaattattttttccggATATCTATGTCCTTTGAGAATTAAAATAGGgtataatatctttaattttaataaaaataattttattatttcgaTTCAAAATTTAACTGATCCATTTTGCATGCAGACGAATAAATAATCTTGATTGTTtcctaaaaggaaaaaaaaaaagtctctttTAGATCAGAGCTTTCACAGATATTAAAACTTACACATACGAACTAAAATTCAAACTTCAATGTATATGAATAAAtactcataattacattttaagGAGAAAGATTATTCATACAAAAACagtatataacaatttatatatatcactttttttctttgtgtCTCTGTCAATTGCATTACTCGTCATTTTTTCAAACTtctctttttatctcttttttatgtgtaaaaaatgttatataaaatatttgtatggATAAAACTTctccattttaaaatagagTTTTATTTCACGGAAACAAAAATAGACTTAATATGCTCCACAGGCCGACCAAGTTTACTTGTCGACTTTTATACTGTTCTAATAAACTTTGTGGACCCCTATAGAATTAGAACAGACTGAACAGTAAATtttgaacaaaatattatatcatatttttgttttaaaaatttcagcaatctatttatattttttataaacaaatggtatttatatctcttaaaaaataaaaacatgcttttagatttttttcataaagaaaagcaagtacaattttcaaaataaaatttatttattggaaaaatgaaaattggagATGGGAGGGATGGAACACCCACTACATaactacaattttttaaagaagaaaaaaagaaaaaaagtcacaAGGAAATTAGCTTTTAAACCTTGAATTTTTAGAGCTGAAATAGTACATGAAAATGAAACCCTCAAAAGTATTTAGCTTTTAACCAGCATTCCTAACATACGAATTGTGAGTtgaatgatattaatttattgGAAGAATTTATGTTGGATTTTTATAGTGTGTAAAAAATATTGGATCAACAACAAATACGtaccacaaataaaaaaaaataaaaaaaactagtctaTGAGTCAATGAGTAGGAAGATACTCATTATCTCTAATcttgaaaaaattaagaaataatatcaggcaaaattttatataaaaaaactgaaatggtaattttatgttttattttttctcttataaatcaaatttaaatgcatAGATTAAAAGGTAaagataacaataaaatatattaaaaaagaaagaatttattataaaactttACTTAAAATACACTGACagtgattattaattttttttattcatttcagttttttttttcattcatttgtcATCTATTAACGTATTCTTATATATAgcaaatttattatcttttataataattattataaaaattattttaaaaatgatttttataaaaaaaaaattcactatcATTTTTTGGTCCAATCATTACCATTAGGGTCTTTGATTTTTTGGTAAAACTCCTAAATAGTCTCACTAATTTTAGTGCTTTAAACTAACTATGAAACTAATCCTTAAAACTTAATCACATTTAAAACTTTTcatctaacaaataaaattgcCTACATGATAAGAGAGTCATATAGTAATATATATTCATCTATAGTAAacttattattttctaaaacaattatcttaaaagctatttcaaaaataatttccgATTGATTCATGGCAATAAAATCTTATTATAAATCACccactttttatttatcaacTATTAAAAACATCTAAAATGATATTcacttttatacaataaaattaaatgcattTAAGAAACGGATATTTAAAGCCTTTTGTTGGTAAGTGTGTTACCATGTAAGCAATTCCAAATTTTGTTTAACATATCTTCGGTATCCAAATTAATCACTTATTGTCTTTTTCCTCCGCATTTTGTTTGGGTAAGAGAAAGGAATTTATCTTTtccataacaaaataaataagtaaaataaaaaataattttttctagccctattttttatgacttaaatatatttttaattcatataatttaatatttttttgtttttttgtttttgaaaaattattttttatttttaatatttactaattatattttttttagtctttaaaatattttaaataatatttttcacgatttaaagtattatctaaaatattttaagcactaaaaataaaacaaacataatttagaaaaaagaaaaaaaaatttacaagacaacaaaaatattaaattataaagattaaaaatgtatgtaaacttttttttatattttaagtctATTATTAGTGTCCAAACTCGTCATTACAACGTTTTTCTGCCATTATAAATACACACCCCATTGGAGCCTCTTCTCTCCGTATCTCAAACTAAACAGCACAACACTTTTGCACAAGCAATTGCAACAAACCAACGTTGAATTGTGTCtcactctcttttttctttttttctttctcacagtgtctctcttcttcttcaatcaagagaagaaagaaCACACCCTGAAACCATGGAAGGTGGTGTACCAGAAGCTGATATGTCTGCCTTCAGAGAATGTTTGTCTCTATCATGGAAGAATCCTTATGTTCTTCGCCTTGCTTTCTCTGCTGGAATTGGAGGCCTTCTCTTTGGTTATGACACTGGTAAGTAACAAaacatttgtgttttaattatcataattaatagTCCATTTTAacaccattttcttttctctctgaTTATAACTCCCATATAAAACAACCCTTTTCTCTGTTTCTCACCCTCTCGTCCATAGCACCTACACCTCCATGCTTTTTCTCAATTCTAACATAAGAAATACTCATTTACTCATAAATCATAATGAtacgtttttattttttttcttctgtataCAATGGTTACTGAGATTATAACCTATGATCCCGCGCATACTACAAAAATCCTCCACCATTAGGCCGATCTTTGTCAGATAAATCAtgctaattttaaatatttaatagattATCATATTACAAAAGGGTACATgaggtttatttttattttatcatataaaacaagcacatactattgttattattattttatttgcaaTTGGGTTGATAATTAGAGGGGTATAAATGTGCAGGAGTTATTTCTGGGGCTCTTTTGTATATCAGAGATGAATTCATAGAAGTTGATAGGAAGACTTGGCTACAGGTAATACCAAATCTCCTTTGAGATCATTCTCAATCAAGTCAAAGCTCTTGAGAATTGAAACAATACTTTAATGGACTTTAATGCCCTTACAAGCTCTCTGTTTACCCCAGCCTCCAACTTGCAGAAAAAAACAAACGCATTCTTATGTTTCAAACACTTTAGTTTAGACAGATAACCTCTGaccaatattttttgttttatgaaaaggtttggtttttgaaagtcgcttttaattttatctaatttgaGTGCAGTTAGGCTGATTTCTTTAACAGGTAAAAAAAATTTcgtgagtttctttttttttttcattcacgaaatttaatttgagattttatctgaaaaattaagattttgtcCACCAGAGTCAACAGAGAATATCGATCCACTATGTGGTTGAAAAGCtcccttttttttcataatttaccGGGAGGTTCAAAACATTGACTTTGTTTCTCAgtgatatattttgttttaaaaaaattataatctactcgatgataaattttaacttagCAGTTAATCACTTGGGGTTTCATaatattaagaatatttttgttttaatatatttttttgagggaaagataatattttttacttccataataaaagataatatttttaatgtggGTTCACTAACGTTTCAATCGGTTCCGGcggataaaaaaattacctgATCCGGATTCACGGGATGAGATCCAGTTAATACATTGGATTAGTCTatgcataattaaatttatttttattattttttaatattacgtttattaatttttaatgctTATTAAATAAATCCTGTTTTTTCATTCCCGCTGCTACGTTATTGAGCATACGCTTACGTCTCCCTAAGCGGTGAATTCAGTAAAGTGTTGTTTGTTTCAACGTTTATTTTTCAACTGCAATTTGTGAATTTGTTCCTTTCACGTTTGGAAGCTTTAGGAAAAGCACCAACCACAAAGCAAATAAATACAGGTCAGTGTTAacaatatcaaaaataaaataaatccaattgtatttattaaaattaaattaaaacacactttttatttctatatgGACAAAAATACTTACAGTCATCcctaattatgttaattaaaaaagtattttattatttaatattattaaacttttaatacttattttaaaatcaatttttaaattttatattaataactattaaataaaaaaattcaggtgatgtttttttttttgttaaaaaacttCAGGTGATGTGTGGACATGAATAAATGTTGcatgtttttatatattataatttatatattatacggtagtcaagaaagaaagaaaaaaggatatCACCTGAAAAGTTGACAAGTGTATTGTGTCCCAATCATGTTTTTGCCATAAGAAATGTTCCCTTGGTCTCGTTGGGGTGTTggctaacaaaacaaaattgagcACCAGCTAGCTACTACTGCAACCATTGAAAATCCCCCAAATCCTATTATATTCTTAACCAGCGTAGTCAATCATCAAACAATTCATTAAAAGAACGGAGTAACTTGTGACACACTTCAATTCTTCTAATACAATTccacaatttaataatattatggcatcaaatcaaatctaggtACTAAAGGTcagattctttttaatttttttaatttttcttcgtCTTTATCTTTGACTTGATGACTTCAATTTCATGCTTATGATATATACAAAGTCTTTCAATGAGTTCAAATTGTGGGTGAATTCCAATTGGGATGCAACAAAATCTAGAATACTTTTTGTTTATTCAATGGTTCTTTGTTTTACTAGTTGGTGAAACAAATTTATGCTTGatctgagttttttttttattccgtGAGAATTAACCACAATCAAAGGGATTTATAACAGTCACACAGCATGTTGAACTAATTGAGCTAGAACCCTTGGTTGCTAGATCtgagtttaaactttaaagtatGTAACTAGGTATTCTAATGTTGTGTGAATTATGAACAATTGAAAAAATCTCAGGAAGCCATAGTGAGTACTGCAATAGCTGGAGCAATCCTAGGAGCTTCAGTTGGAGGATGGATCAACGATCGATTTGGAAGGAAGAAAGGAATTGTTATAGCAGATACCCTCTTTTTTATAGGGTCTGTCATCATGGCTGCTGCTTCAGGCCCAGCAATTCTCATCCTGGGTCGTGTATTTGTTGGCATTGGTGTTGGTATGGCTTCAATGGCATCACCCCTCTACATTTCAGAGGCATCACCAACAAGAGTAAGAGGAGCCCTTGTGAGCCTTAACAGTTTTCTCATCACTGGGGGACAGTTCCTTTCCTACCTCATCAACTTGGCCTTCACCAAGGTTGGAAACTTTGCTATCATTTCTCACTTTGTTGCAAATTTGAGATATATGATCCATGCTTGATCTATGTTGCTGTACATGAAATAGATTCTTCTCATGTAAAATTTTAACTAGCCCATGTTGAGATGTCATATCGAGACAAAATTTAGATATAGTTCTTTAAGTACCTTTAATGTTGTTTGCTAATCAAAATCAGAGTTTCAACTTGGTAATCCATGGACTAAAGTACCAAAACCAAAAAACATCTAAGaaagtaaatttaaattctGTCCTGTATCTCTCCTTATTGATGTTAAATAGGCCGCCTTACCTAGTTAATGTCTATCAGGAAAGAAATTGtcacaaaaaaattgaagataacctgttatatacttatatacaGGAGAGAATCCATTTCCATGTACATACAGAAagttggttttaaaattaaaatgtgatgGATGCTTGAACTTGTCTTGGTGTTCCTTTGCTCACCTAGTACATCTTGTTGTTTGGTGATGAGATAATTGAATTTGTGCTTAATTTTTCATTCAGGCACCAGGGACATGGAGGTGGATGTTAGGGGTAGCAGCAGTGCCAGCTTTGTTACAAATTGTACTAATGTTGACACTCCCAGAATCGCCTCGTTGGCTTTACCGCAAGGTTAGTTAGTTCATCATCATTAGTCAATTGTCATTTGCGTGTGAAATTGTATATCTTAACTGTTGTTCCACTTTTGTTCCCACAGGGTAAGGAAGAGGAAGCGAAATCGATTCTGAAAAAGATCTACCCGCCACACGAAGTTGAAGGTGAAATCCAGGCTTTGAAGGAATCAGTTGACATGGAAATTAAGGAAGCAGAATCATCAGAGAAGATCAACATAGTCAAACTCTTGAGAACTTCAGCTGTGAGAAGAGGTTTATATGCCGGCGTTGGACTCTTAATCTTCCAGCAGTTTGTGGGAATCAACACTGTGATGTATTATAGTCCTACCATTGTTCAGTTGGCAGGTTTTGCATCTAACAGAACAGCACTGCTTCTTTCACTCATCATATCTGGCCTCAATGCATTTGGTTCAATTCTGAGCATTTATTTCATTGACAAGACTGGGAGGAAAAAGCTTGCTCTAATCAGTTTGTGTGGTGTTGTGTTCTCCCTTGTTCTCCTAACCGCCGCATTTCGCGAAAGCGAAATCCACTCCCCAATGGTTAGTGCCATTCAATCCTCTcaattcaacaacaacaacacctgCCCTGATTACAAAACAGCTTTGAACTCTGCTGAATGGACTTGCATGACATGCCTAAAGGCTTCACCATCTTGTGGTTATTGTGCTGCTGATGACAAGGTAAATCAAATCTATTCTACCCTTTTGTCATTTTACCAACCACatgtttcaattttgttttgcaCACTACTATCAATTATTGGGAGGTAAGGGCTAGAAAACAAGTTGTATCAATTCCAATTGTGGACACCATTATACATACATCAAATTTTGCATGTCACGTGTATTCACAGTTTGACCTTAGTATTCAATTATTGGGAGGGGAGGAAAGGAAAACAAAGTTATTTCAATTCCAATTGTTGACACTACTATACATATAATTTCACATTTCATAtttgtttatgaatttaatgGTGATATgctaacaatataaaatagttttacacttTCATCCAATCATAGATCACCATCTACATGACTTCTACGATAGTTttgtaaaaatcaacaaacttattacaaattatagattataaatggatgacaatgtaaaatagttttacacttttacattgtcaatacatatctttttctctcttcatttattgacattaattttcaattaaatttgcaGTTTTTACCTGGGGCATGTTTGATATCCAATGATGGCACAAAGAAGATGTGTGGTGATGATCATAGGGCATGGTACACTAGGGGGTGTCCTAGCAAATATGGTTGGGCTGCTCTAATAGGCCTTGCTCTTTACATCATATTCTTCTCACCTGGCATGGGAACTGTTCCATGGGTTGTGAACTCAGAGATCTATCCCTTGAGGTACAGAGGGGTTTGTGGAGGAATAGCATCCACAACTGTTTGGATTTCCAACCTCATTGTTTCTGAGTCCTTCTTGTCCCTCACAAAAGCTCTAGGGACAGCATGGACATTCATGATGTTTGGAATTGTGGCCATTGTGGCAATCTTCTTTGTCATTATTTTTGTGCCTGAGACCAAAGGGGTTCCTATGGAGGAAGTGGAGAAGATGCTAGAACAAAGATCTGTGCAGTTCAAgttttgggagaagagagatTCTGGCTCTGAGAAGCATTGAc
It contains:
- the LOC100785028 gene encoding probable inositol transporter 2, with amino-acid sequence MEGGVPEADMSAFRECLSLSWKNPYVLRLAFSAGIGGLLFGYDTGVISGALLYIRDEFIEVDRKTWLQEAIVSTAIAGAILGASVGGWINDRFGRKKGIVIADTLFFIGSVIMAAASGPAILILGRVFVGIGVGMASMASPLYISEASPTRVRGALVSLNSFLITGGQFLSYLINLAFTKAPGTWRWMLGVAAVPALLQIVLMLTLPESPRWLYRKGKEEEAKSILKKIYPPHEVEGEIQALKESVDMEIKEAESSEKINIVKLLRTSAVRRGLYAGVGLLIFQQFVGINTVMYYSPTIVQLAGFASNRTALLLSLIISGLNAFGSILSIYFIDKTGRKKLALISLCGVVFSLVLLTAAFRESEIHSPMVSAIQSSQFNNNNTCPDYKTALNSAEWTCMTCLKASPSCGYCAADDKFLPGACLISNDGTKKMCGDDHRAWYTRGCPSKYGWAALIGLALYIIFFSPGMGTVPWVVNSEIYPLRYRGVCGGIASTTVWISNLIVSESFLSLTKALGTAWTFMMFGIVAIVAIFFVIIFVPETKGVPMEEVEKMLEQRSVQFKFWEKRDSGSEKH